CCACCGCCGCCTCCGGTGTTTCCGCCGCCATCTCCGCCGCCGGTTTCGCCGCCGCTGCCGCCGCCATTTCCGCCGCCACCGGGATTCCCGCCGCCGGTTTCGCCGCCGCCATTTCCGCCGCCACCGGGGTTCCCGCCGCCTTCACCGTTGTTACCGCCTGGGTGGGGGGGCGGGGAAGTGTTGTCGCCGCCGTTGTTACCTCTGCCGGGATTCGGTTGCGGCCGGGAATCGGGCGGTTGCGTGCCCGGTCCGGGGGTGTGGGGTTTTTCCGGTCCTGGATTCCAGGACGGTCCGTCGCTTTCGGGAGTGGAAGGTCCTTTCTTGGTGGGCCCCTCGAAGGATTTCGGCTTGAGTCCGGCATGGATCTCGGACATCACTTTGTGGAAGATCCGCGCCGGATAATCGCCGCCGCTCAGTTGGACCCGGCTGCCCTTGTCGTTGTAGACCATGGTGGCCATGACGTAGCGCGGGGTGTAACCGACGAACCACGCTTCCTTGTAGTTCTGGGTCGTTCCCGTCTTTCCGGCCACTTCCCAGCCGGGGATCCGGGCGTTCTGCCCCGTTCCTCCCTCGACGACAAACTTCAGGATCTTCGTCATGATCCGGGCCGTCTGCGGACTGAACACTTTCCGCTGTTCCGGTTCCTTTTTCGGTTTCACCTCGTCCCCGTCCCAAGCCTCAATCTTGCGGATGGTGTGGGGCTCGATGATCTTTCCGTCATTGGCGAAGGCGCTGTAGGCCCCCGCCATCTGAACGGTGTTGACTCCCTCGGTGAGGCCGCCCAGGGCGAGGGGAGCCAGGTAGCGGTCCTCCTTCTTGATGGGGAGTCCCATTTTTTTGGCGTATTCCGCTCCGGTCTTCACTCCGACCACTTCATGCAGCAGACGGACCGTGGCGGCGTTCAGGGATTTGGCGGCCACCGTGCGAAGGGGGACCCACCCCGAATAGGTTCTCGAGTAGTTTTGGGGCGACCAGCCGTTGACGGTGATCGGCGCATCCAGGACGCGGGTATACTCCGTGTATCCTTTTTCCTCGACGGCGGGGGCATACACGCTGATCGGCTTGATGGAGGAGCCCGGCTGTTTCGGCAGCAAGGCCCGGTTCAGGTATCCGCTCAGATAGTTGCGGCCGCCGCCGACGGCGACGATTTCGCCGTTTTTCGGGTCAATGATCGTCGCTCCGGCGTCCAGGCCGGAATGGGCCTTGAGGAGAGGATCGTTTTTCAGCGTGTTTTCCAGGGTTTTTTGGGCGGAGGGAATCAAACCGGTGTAGATTTTGTAAGCGCCGCTGGTCAGCTCCTGTTCGTCCATGCCGTAGCGTTCGGCCGCTTCGTCGATGACCATGTCCACGTAGGCGGCGTACTGGTTGTTCTTTTTGTATTTGGAGAGATACTTCCGGTTGACTCCCAGTCCCTTTTTCTGGTACTTTTTATTTTCCGCTTTGCTGATGAGTCCGGTCTCTTCCATCACGTCGAGGATGGTGTCCCGGCGATCCTTTGCCTTTTTGGGATGCAGGTAGGGGTTGTAAGATCCCGGTGCCTTGGGGAGACCGGCCAAGAGGGCGATTTCGTGGGGTTCCAGCTCCTCTTTGGTGATGTCCTTGTCGAAATAGATCTTGGCGGCCATTTTGACGCCGCGGACCTGGTTTCCGAGGTAGATGTAATTGAGGTAGGCTTCGAGGATTTCGTCCTTGGTGTAACGGCGTTCCAGGTTCCAGGCGATCAGCGACTCCTTGATTTTCCGGCTCAGTTCTTTGTCCCGGTCTTGCAGGATGGCGTTCCGTGCGACCTGCATGGTGATGGTCCCGCCGCCCTCCACCGCGCCCATGGCGAGGAGGTTGCGCACCGTCGCCCGCCCGATGCTTTTCCAATCCACGCCGTTGTGTTTGTAAAAGCGCCGGTCTTCGACGGCGACAAAGGTTTGGATCAGCAGATCGGACTTGATGTCCTCCAGCTTGACGTATTCGAAGTGGGTGTCGCCGAGCTGGACCACTTTTTTATTTTGCCTGTCATACAAGGTGGAGGCGAAGTTCATCTTTTTCATCGATTCCAGATCGTAAACGCCGCCGGTCAGGAAGACGGCGGAACAGCCTCCGGCAATCAAAAGCAAGGAGGTGGTCAACACGAGGAACCACCATTTTTTCCCCATGCTTTTCCGCCACAGTTTCCACATCAACTGGAGTTGTCTCATGCGCAAACGGCTCCCCCCTTTCGGTTCCCCTGTACACCCATCTCTTTCTATCCGCAAACGGCATCGGCTTTTTCCCATGCCGGACGACAAAACCCATGCGTTGCGAGGAAACGCATGGGCTTTGCGCAAATGACATCCTGAGCTCCAACCATCATCCATTGTATGTGGTTGGGGAGGTTTTCATCACAAAGCAGGCGTTGAAAAAATCCTTTTGCAGATGGAGCATCTATGCAAAGGGTCCATACGTTGTGCAACGGCAAGGAGCAACATGAAACGCTGTTCCCCAACGGTTTCCGACTGAGGCCGAACGCCCCCTAATTGTTAATTCTACCCAAAATCCGGTGAAAAGCAAGAGTACGGAAAAGGTTTTAATACCCCTGCAAGGTGGACCAGACTTCCAGTTTGGTTTGAACCTTTCGGATCACCTCATCGGTAAACTCGGTGGTGGTGGAGCTGCCTCCCAGGTCGGCGGTCCGCGTTCCCTCGCGGACGGCTTCGATGGTCGATTCGTAGATGGCCCGGGAAGCGGTGGATGCCCGGGGATCGTTGAAATAGGTGAGCAGGGAGGCCGCGGCCAGGATCATCGCCATCGGATTGGCGATGTTCTTGCCGAAGAGCGTCGGCGCCGTTCCGTGAGGCGCTTCGGCCATGACCACTTTTGGGCTGAAATCTTCGTCGAAGCTGAGCAGGATCGATTCGGCGCCCGCGATGGATCCGAACAACTGCAGGACCAGGTCGCTCAGGCAGTCCCCGTCCCGGTTGAGGGCCGGGATCACCATCGGTTCGCCCGAATTGTTGAGAAGCAGGGCGTAGGTGGCGTCGATCAATTGGGGCTCGTAGGGCACCTCGGGATGCCTTTTGCTGGCGGCGTCCATTTCTTCCTTCAACATGCCTTCGTAGACGGGGCTGACGGTAAATTTGGGGCCGCCGAAGACTTTGGCGTTCATCCGCTTGGCGTGCTGGAAAGCGAATTCCGCGACGGCGCGGCAGGTTTTCCGGTCAATCCGCTCCGTCCGAAACGCCGCCTCCTCCATTCCTTCTCCCTCGCGCCATTCCTCCGCGCCGTAGGCGTCGCCCACCGCCATCCGGATGACGGAAATGGGGGCATAGGTGCCGGCCACCGGGCGCACTCCGGGAATCCGCCGTCCGGTGCGGACGATCACCTTGCCGTCGATTTCCCGGCGCAGGATGGCGTTGGGGCTGCCCACATCCCCCTTCTCCTCCGGCGTGATGGTGGCCGCCTTGAGACCGAAGCCGGCTTTTTTCATCGCCTCCGCCGCCTCATAGACCACCTGGTTCTTGGTTTTTCGCCGGTTTTCCAAACTGAGGTCGAAGAACTGAAAGTCGATTTCAAAACGGATGACATCGGGATGAAGCACCCGGAGGGCCTCCTCCAGGAGCTCCTGCCCGGTTTGATCGCCTTTCATGACCACTACGGTTTTTCGCTCTGACAACGTCGATCACCTCAACTACTAATGCTACCCCCAAACCGTGACGGGAATCAAGAAAAACTGCCGGGGAACGATCGCTTCATCCTTCCCGAAAACCCGCCCAATTTTTTCCGGCCTGGTTCCATGTCCGTTACTCCGGGGGCGAAGGGCGAATGAATTGAAAAAAAAAACGGTGTGGAAAGGAGCCGCTGGAATGAAGCTGCAAAGACGTTTGACGCCCTTTGTCGATCCGCTGCCGGTTCCGGGGGTCTTAAGGCCGGTTGCCAGAAAACCGAACTTTACTTTTTATGTGGTCCGCATGATGGAAGCCTTCCAAAAGCTGCACCGCGATCTTCCTCCCAC
The sequence above is drawn from the Planifilum fulgidum genome and encodes:
- a CDS encoding transglycosylase domain-containing protein, which codes for MRQLQLMWKLWRKSMGKKWWFLVLTTSLLLIAGGCSAVFLTGGVYDLESMKKMNFASTLYDRQNKKVVQLGDTHFEYVKLEDIKSDLLIQTFVAVEDRRFYKHNGVDWKSIGRATVRNLLAMGAVEGGGTITMQVARNAILQDRDKELSRKIKESLIAWNLERRYTKDEILEAYLNYIYLGNQVRGVKMAAKIYFDKDITKEELEPHEIALLAGLPKAPGSYNPYLHPKKAKDRRDTILDVMEETGLISKAENKKYQKKGLGVNRKYLSKYKKNNQYAAYVDMVIDEAAERYGMDEQELTSGAYKIYTGLIPSAQKTLENTLKNDPLLKAHSGLDAGATIIDPKNGEIVAVGGGRNYLSGYLNRALLPKQPGSSIKPISVYAPAVEEKGYTEYTRVLDAPITVNGWSPQNYSRTYSGWVPLRTVAAKSLNAATVRLLHEVVGVKTGAEYAKKMGLPIKKEDRYLAPLALGGLTEGVNTVQMAGAYSAFANDGKIIEPHTIRKIEAWDGDEVKPKKEPEQRKVFSPQTARIMTKILKFVVEGGTGQNARIPGWEVAGKTGTTQNYKEAWFVGYTPRYVMATMVYNDKGSRVQLSGGDYPARIFHKVMSEIHAGLKPKSFEGPTKKGPSTPESDGPSWNPGPEKPHTPGPGTQPPDSRPQPNPGRGNNGGDNTSPPPHPGGNNGEGGGNPGGGGNGGGETGGGNPGGGGNGGGSGGETGGGDGGGNTGGGGGNGIGEN
- a CDS encoding isocitrate/isopropylmalate family dehydrogenase, whose translation is MKGDQTGQELLEEALRVLHPDVIRFEIDFQFFDLSLENRRKTKNQVVYEAAEAMKKAGFGLKAATITPEEKGDVGSPNAILRREIDGKVIVRTGRRIPGVRPVAGTYAPISVIRMAVGDAYGAEEWREGEGMEEAAFRTERIDRKTCRAVAEFAFQHAKRMNAKVFGGPKFTVSPVYEGMLKEEMDAASKRHPEVPYEPQLIDATYALLLNNSGEPMVIPALNRDGDCLSDLVLQLFGSIAGAESILLSFDEDFSPKVVMAEAPHGTAPTLFGKNIANPMAMILAAASLLTYFNDPRASTASRAIYESTIEAVREGTRTADLGGSSTTTEFTDEVIRKVQTKLEVWSTLQGY